From the genome of Leptotrichia sp. oral taxon 847:
TAAAAATTTCCTGCACAATTCCTTTTAAGTCATAAAAATCGTAAGGCACAGGTTTTGCATTCCACAAAGTCTTATCGTTTTCCCCCGCAAGTATAAACGCTAGTTTAGTCTCTTCACTAGCAAGTTCTTCCCCTTTTTCAAAAGTTCTACTCGCTTCAAAAAATCTTATGTTTGATACATTTTTATTCATATTATCTTTTGCATTTTTCAAAAGGCTATAAATTAGTGTTGGTCTCAATGTTGCAAAATCTTCTGTAATTGGTCTTGGCAAGTCTATCAAATTTTTTCTTGGAACTTTTGTGAATTTAATTTTATCCATCGCATCTCTTGGCACAAAGCTGTAATTTATCACTTCTTTTAACCCCGCTTGAGAAGCGATAACCTTTACTTTGTCATAAAGTCTTGTCGTATCTGTAATCGCTTTTGGATTGATATCAAGCCTTGGCAAAATATTTTCGATATTGTCAAAACCGTACATTCTAATAACTTCTTCAAAATAATCCTGCTCATTTTCCAAATCATCTCTGTAAGTTGGTGCAGTCAGTGTAAGGCTATCTCCATTATCTTTAACTTCCACTTCAAGTTTTGTAAGTATTCTAATAACTTCTTCTTTTGGAATAACTTTCCCAACAAATCTGTGAAGTTTTTCAAAACTAAGTGTTGCAACTCTTCTATTGTAAGGTTCTGGATAGACATCAACCGCTCCAGCTAAAATTTCTCCTCCAGCAACTTCTTGAATCAAGTTTGCAAGTCTATTAATCACATTTATAGCGTTACTTCTGTCAACTCTTCTCTCGAATCTATACGAAGAATCACTTATAAGTGCAAGTCTTCTCGATGTTCTTCTAATGTTTATTGGATTAAAATGAGCCACTTCAAGTAATACATTTTTTGTATTTTCAGTAATTTGAGAATTTTTACCTCCCATCACTCCACCAAGTGCCACCACTTTTTCTGCGTCAGAAATAACAATGTCGTCTGTCGCAAGGTCTCTTTCCTCTTCATCTAAAGTAATAAGCTTCTCATTTTCTCGTGCACTTCTAACCGAAATTTTACTTCCAGCAATTTTATCAAAATCAAAAGTGTGATTTGGCTGATTCATTTCCATCATGACAAAATTTGAAGCATCCACAATATTATTTATACTTCTAATCCCAATTGACTCAACTCTTTCTTTAAGCCAAGCTGGACTTTCTTTCACAGTCACATTTTTTATAATTCTAGCCACATATCTTTTCGACAAATCGCTATTTTCAATTTCCACTTTTATATTATCTTCAGTTTTCTCACTAGTTTCACCGTTTATTTCTGTACTTGGATAATTAACTTCTTTGTTGTAATAAGCTCCAAGTTCTCTTGCAATCCCTATGTGAGAAAGACAATCTGGTCTATTTGGCGTGATTTCCAGCTCAAATACGACATCGTTTACTCCAAGATATTCTTTTAACGGCATTCCAACAGGTGCATCTTCTGGCAAAATCATAATTCCGCTAGAATCGCTTCCAAGCCCAAGCTCTTCTTCTGAACAAAGCATTCCACTTGATTCCACACCTCTAATTTTTCCTTTTTTTATGACAAAATCTTCAGCCAGTCTTGCTCCAATCTGTGCCAGTGCAACTTTGTCCCCAGCTTTGTGATTAGGCGCTCCACACACAATCTGCAAAATTTCTTTTCCGTTGTCAACTTTACAAATTGTAAGGTGATCAGAATCAGGGTGCATCTCTTTTTCAACGATTTTTGCTGTCACAACTTTTTCAAGATTTTCCCCTTTTACATCTATTTTTTCCACTTCCTGCCCAATCATAGTCAAGGCATTTTCTAATTCACTTATTTCAATTCCATCTAAATCTATATATTGCTTTAGCCAGTTTAACGAAATCAGCATTCTTTTCTTCTCCTTATTTTTTAAATTTTTCTATCTATTTTTTACTTTAAAACTCCCATTAGATTCTCAAAAATTCTAAAATTGATCCAAAAATCTTTCATCATTTTCAAAAAATGCTCTTAAATCATCAATTCCATATTTTAGCATCGTAATTCTTTCAAGCCCCAATCCAAATGCAAACCCTTGATATTTTTTTGCGTCAATTCCAGCATTTTCCAAAACTTTTGAGTTTACCATTCCGCTTCCAAGTATCTCAAGCCAGCCTGTACCTTTACATACACGGCAACCTTTTCCTTTACAAACTCCACATTCCACATCCATCTCAGCAGATGGCTCTGTAAATGGGAAAAAGTGTGGACGAAATCTCACATTTCTATCTTTTCCAAATATTTTTTTCACTATGTTTTCCAAAACCGCTTTAAAGTTAGCAAACGACACATCTTCTCCCACCATAAGCCCTTCAACTTGGTGAAACATAGGAGTATGCGACACATCATAATCAGGACGGTACACTTTTCCAACAGAAATCATTCTAAATGGTGGAACTTTATCTTTCATATAACGAATTTGCATTCCCGAAGTCTGAGTTCTTAAAACAACGTCATCTTTTATATAAAAAGTATCGGTAAGCTCTCTCGATGGATGTGTCTTAGGAATGTTTAAATCATCAAAATTATATTTGACAAATTCCACTTCTGGACCATCCACAATGTCAAATCCCATTTCAGATACAATATCTTTAATTTCCATAACAGTTTTTGTAATTGGATGAAGTGAACCAATATTAGCCACTCTTCCCGGCAAAGTTATATCAATAGTTTCATTTTTAAGTCTTTCCTGTTTTGCAATTTCTTTTAAATTAACTGTTGTTTCATCAAACTTAGTTTGAAGAACTTTTTTTATTTCATTAGTAGTTTTTCCAAATTCGGCTCTTTTTTCAGCGGCAATATTTGCCATTTCTTTCATAATCGCCGTAAATTCCCCTTTTTTACCCAATATTTTGACTTTCAGATCATTAACTTCATCAAGAGTTTCTATTTCGTCAAGTTTTTTTAAAACATCCTGTCGAAGCTGTGCCAATTTTTCCAACATTATATCTATTTCCTCCTAATTTTATTCTATTTTTTATTTTTCTAAGGCTATTTTTTAATTATACTACTATTTTAAATATTATGCAAGATTTCAACTATATCGAAACGAAGCAAAATATTTGACAGTTTCAAAAAAAAATGATAAAATGAGTTGTCATACTAGCTGGGGAGATAGCGGTGCCCTGTATCTACAATCCGCTTTAGTAGAGGTGATGTCAAATTTGAGGAAAATTTTAGTGTCAACGCCTTATTTTAAAAATGTTGAGAAAACAGTCCTATATTGTAGAAAGCTTACGAATCGTGTCAGGTCGGGAACGAAGCAGCACTAAGTTAGTTTTTCTAGGTTTATGGGGTAGCTGTTTTTGAGTTTTTATCTTAAGAAACGGATGGTAAAATTTTTTCGATTGTTTGGCGTATGACGCTTTTTTTGAAAATAAAATTATAAAATCCATAAAGAATAGCAAGTGCTATTCTATTTTTTATACTTAATTAGTTTAAATAATTTTGGAGGGAAAAATGAGAGTTGAACACTGGGATAAAAAGTCACATATAACAAAAGAATTACAAAAATTCAGAACACTGGATATAAATTTTTCAATTGATTTAGACAATGACGAACTTTTTTTCATTTATAATGAAGAAAAGTTGTGTGGATATGCGACGATAAACTTGAAAAAAAATGCAAAACTGAAAAAGATTTTTATAATTCCAAAATATAGAAATAATGGCTATGGAACGTTTTTGCTAAAATATATAATCAATTGGATAACTAAAGAAAAATGTGATTCATTGACTGTGACAAATCATAAAAAGATGAACAATTTTTTGGAAAAGCAAAAATTTTTGCGAACGGAAGACGGATATATTTTAGATAAACTTCTGGAAATTCAAAAACAGGAAAAAAATATGGTTTTTGTAGCAAAAGTGGCAATAATTATCAATATTATTTTGGCTTTCTTAAAAATATTTTCTGGAAAAATTTTTAACAGTATGTCGCTTTTAGCGGATGGATTAAACTCGTTTTCAGATTTGATTACAAATGTTTTGGTAATTGTTGGCTTGAAAGTTGGAAGCAATCCCGAAGACAAAGAACACCCTTTTGGACACGGAAAAATAGAATCTGTCTTTAGCGTCATAATTGGAACATTTATTATGCTTTCTGCAGTTCATTTGATTCGAGAAAATGTAGAAAAAATTTTTTCAAAAAATGGAGAAGGAGAAAATGTGAAATTAAATAGCATCCTTATCACAATTTCAATAATTTCTATTTTAATAAAAGTTTTTCAACTAATTTTTATGAAAAATAAAACAAAAAGTTACCGGGGCGCTTTGATAAATTCACTACTTCAAGATTACAAAAACGATATTATAATCTCAATTTCAGTACTAATAGGACTTTTATGCTCCGAAATTAATCCTGTTTTTGACACACTTATTGGACTTTTCGTTGCAATTTATATTTTAAAAAGCGGATACGAATTAATAAGAGATAATTCTTTAATCTTGATGGATTCCCAAGACGAAGGACTACTTTCCAAAATAAGAGATGAAATTTTAGAATTTGAGGAAATCGAAAATGCACACGACTTTAAAATGACGACTTCTGGAAAAGATATTCATATTTTTTTGGATGCGAGAATGAAAAAAGACAAGACAATAGAAGAAGCTCACGAAATCATAAATACAATTTCCAAAAAAATAAAATATCAGCACCCTAATATAAAATCACTATTTGTACACATAGAGCCAATGTACGAAGGCGACTAAAAAATTTTTTTTAATTTTTTAAAAACAAAATAGATGGTTTAAAAATTTTAGGGGCAGATTTTTTAATTTCAAATTTTTTAGGTTATTCTTGATTACAAGATGTTATTTTGTTTAATATTATTTTTTTATTTTTTACATAAGGGGAAAGGACCGCCATTTCCCCTTATAATCCCCACGCTCGTCTAAGCATTTTTTTGAAGCAAAGCCGAAACTCACTTCGTTCAGACAGTCGTCTTTACTCCAAAAAAATCACGACACTTTTGTATGATAGTAAAATTTAAACCGTCGGAGCATTTTTATGTGCTGACAAAACTGTCTGAGCGTAAGCGAGTTTTTTGGCAGTGCATAAAAATGTCGAAGACTAGCCGGGGTGCAGGGGTGCGGCGATGAGCACTTCTGCTTAAAAAAATAAAAAAATATTTTAGTAACTTTCTGGATTGAATGAAAAACTTAAAATAAGATTTTTTATTTACCCCTAACTATTTTACTCTGTCAAACAAAATATTTTTATTGAAAAATCAAAAAAAATGTGTTAATATACACTTGAAATAAACATTTGGGAATGTTTTGGTTTCGACAGGATAGAAAACTTATTACTAGCAAGTAAGCGGGAGCTTTAAAATCCAACTAAAATATAATCGGAAACGATAATTACGCATTAGCTGCCTAAGATAGCAGCTCATCACTTTTGGAAATGCCGTTTTTCCACTAGATGATGTTACTTTTTACGGCTTACTCAAATGTATGATTATGTCACTTGAGGAAAATTTATAATCTCGCTTTTAGACTTTTGTTTGTTTAATATCTAAAAGTTAAAAAGATAAATAAACTAAACTTGTAGAAGGTAATAAAGACTTTTTATTTTGGACACGGGTTCGATTCCCGTCATTTCCACCAAAACAAAAATAAAATCTTTTTAAACGAATTAATAATTTTTCATAGCTGAATAAGTCTTTTTTAGACTTATTTTTTTATAAAATTTTTTCTTTGAAAAAGTTTTCTCTAAAAAAAATTTTTTAATATTCTTGATTTTGACAATTATTTTTGATATAATTATATAAAACCTGCTCTATTTGGAAGTAGGGCTAAAAAGCCGAAGGAAAGGAGAAAATCAATGAGAAATTACGAAATTATGTTTATTTTATCTACACAATTGACAGAAGAAGAAAAAAATGCTGGAGTTGAATTTGTAGAAAATACTTTAAAAGCTGCTGGAGCAGTTGAAGTAAAAACAGAAGTTTGGGGAGATAGAAAATTAGCTTATCCTATCAAGAAAAAAGAAAATGGATACTACGTATTAACTACATTCCAAACAGATGGAACAAGATTTACAGAAATTGAATCAAAATTAAATATCAATGAATCAATTTTAAAATACATGATTGTCAAAAATGACTAATAAATAGTAAAAACAAGGGGGACAAGTAAAATGAATAATGTTATATTGATGGGAAGATTGACGAGAGATCCAGAATTAAATCAAAGTTCGGGTGGAAAAGCGTTTGTTAGGTTTACTGTAGCAATAAATAGAATCGGTGAAGGAACTGATTTTATAAACTGCGTAGCTTGGGAAAAAACTGCCAAAACTATTTCTGACTATTTTAAAAAGGGTCAAAGAATTTTAGTGCAAGGAAGCATTAGAACAGGAAGTTACGAGAAAAATGGTCAAACTATTTACACGACAGACATTTTAGTAAATAGATTTGAATTTATCGAAAGTTCTGGTAACAATACAAACAATGGAAATTATAGTGACGAATATCAAAATTCTTATAAAAAATCTAAAAAGTCTTTTAAACAGCAGGAAGAAATTTTTGAAGATAAAGATTCAAAAGCTGATGAAGATGATTTTCTTAACAAGGATTCTAATGATTTTGATGATAATGACGACGATGAAGATGATGATCAGTTTCCATTTTAAAAAATAAATTTAAAAAAATTTTAGGAGGTGTAAACTAATGAGAGCAAAACCAGCTACTGTATTTAAAAGAAGAAAAAGAAGACCAAAAGTAAAATTTAAAGTAGAAGATATTAATTATAAAAATGTTGAATTATTAAAAAATTTTATGAACGATAAAGGTAAAATTTCTCCTGCAAGAGTAACAGGATTAGAAGCTAAAATTCAGAGAAAAATTGCAAAAGCAATAAAAAGAGCAAGACAAATAGCTTTAATGCCTTACACAAAAATTGAAAAATAATTAGACATCTAAAAGACTATCTAGTAAATAATATAATTTATTTTTTAGATAGTTTTTTTATAACAAATATTTGGAATTTTATAAAAGTCCTAAAGTATTTCAAAAAAAAATACTTGACATAAAAGTGCATATATAGTATAATTATTTTTGTAAATTTACTTTGGTAACGAAGTTTAGGAATGCGCTAAAGATTTAAAATTTTATGAAATGCTATTCTGTTTTAATTTAAATCCGATACTAGTATGTTTGTGTCATAGTAAATTTTCATTTGTCGCGGGATAGAGCAGTCAGGTAGCTCGTCGGGCTCATAACCCGAAGGTCGTTGGTTCAAATCCGGCTCCCGCCACCAATTACGCCTAGATAGCTCAGTTGGCTAGAGCATACGGTTCATACCCGTAGGGTCGGAAGTTCAAATCTTCTTCTAGGCACCACTTCATAAGAATAGATTAAGTCAGGAAGTTAGAGCACTTTCTTTTTTTTTGGTTAAAAACTTGACTTAATTTGATATTCGATGGAAAAAATTATAAAATATAAATAAAAGGAATATATTTATGAAAATTTTGATAATGAGATTTAGCTCATTTGGTGATGTTTTACTAACGACACCTGTAATTACTGCGATCAAAAAAAAATATCCGAAAGCAGCAGTTGACTTTATTGTGTATGACACTTTTTCTCAAGCGATTTCGCAAAATCCTAATATCCGAAAACTTGTGATATTTGAGAGAAAAAAAAGTCGAAATAAAGAATATATAAAAAACATGATTGAGCAATTAAAAAAAGAAAAATATGATTTTGTGATTGATTTACATTCTAAAATTTTATCACGGATAATTGGAAAAAAATTAAAAAACAAAAAAACTAAGTATTGCCGTTACAAAAAGAGAAAATGGTGGAAAACTCTTTTAGTTAAAGCCAAAATTATTGATTATAAAGCAGATTGTACAATTGTAGAAAGTTATTTTTCTGCTCTTAAAAAAATGGGAATTGAATTTTCTCTAGAAAATAGAAGAAATGGACTTGGAGATGCTTTGGAGTTTTATGTGGAAAATTCGGTGGAAAAAAATTTGATTGAAAAATACAATTTTAGAAATGAGAATTACTTTGTCCTTGCGCCAGGTGCTTCTAAATTCACGAAAAAATGGCCATTTTATAATGAACTGGCGGGAGATTTGTTAAAACATTTTTCAGAAAAAAATATAAAAATTTTTGTGATTGGCGGAAAAGAAGATGAAAAAATTGTGCAAGATAGTGAAAATGATCGAGTCATCAATTTATGTGGAAAAATTTCTTTTAAAGAAAGTGGTGTTATCTTAAAATATGCAAAAATTGCCGTTGTTAATGATTCTGGTCCATTCCACATCGCTCGTGCTGTTGGAACTCCAACTTTTGTATTTTTTGGACCGACGGATCCAAATTTATTTTCTTTTGAAAAAAATACTTTTTTGATAAAAAATCCAAATTGTAAACCTCATTCACTCTATGGGGATGACAAATTTCCGAAAAAGTATAGGGACTGTATGTCTGGAATTCCTGTTTCAGAAGTGCTAAAAAAAATAATCTTGGAATATGAAAAAATCACCAAAAATAAAAATAATTTATAAAGGGAGAAAAAATGAAAATACTTGCAATCGAATCTTCCTGCGATGAGACTTCTGTCGCTGTTGTAGAAGATGGAAAAAAAGTGTTGAGCAACATTATTTCAACACAAATTGATATTCACAAAGAATTTGGTGGAGTTGTGCCTGAAATTGCCTCTCGCCACCACATTGAAAATATTTTACCTGTTTTCACACAGGCGCTAAAAAAAGCGAATGTAACTCTTAAAGACATTGACTACATCGCCGTTACAAATACACCGGGACTTATTGGATCACTTTTGGTGGGGCTTATGTTTGCAAAATCTGTAAGCTTTGCCAATGATATTCCACTTATTCCGATAAATCATATAGACGGACACATTTTTTCAAGCTTTATTGAAAGTGATGTAAAACTTCCTGCAATTTCCTTAGTTGTTTCGGGTGGACACACAAATTTGTACTACATTTATGAAAAAGATGAAAAAATTGTGACAGAACTTTTGGGAGAAACTCTGGACGACGCAGTTGGAGAGACTTATGACAAAATTGCTAGAATTTTAGGACTTTTGTATCCTGGCGGTCCACAAATCGACAGACTTTCTGTTGATGGAAAAGATATTTTAAAAATAAAAAAACCTAAAGTTGATGGATATAATTTTAGTTTTAGCGGAGTTAAAACTTTTATTACAAACTATGTAAATCACGAAAGAATGAAAAAAAATGAAATTTCAAAAGAAGATATTTCAAAGTCGCTTCAAGAAGCTATCGTAAACATTTTGTATGACAAAGTTAAAAAAGCTATAAAGGAAAAAAATGTTAAAACTTTGCTTGTTGCTGGAGGAGTTTCAGCGAACAAAGGTCTTCGGAAAAAATTTGAAGATTTTTCAAATATTGAAGTTCATTTTCCAAAAATGGAATATTGTACGGATAATGCTGCAATGATTGGAGTTGCGGCTTACTACGAACTAAAAAATAAAAAAATTGACGACAAAAAAAATAATTATGACGTCGATGCGATTTCAACAAAAGTAAAAAAATAAATTTTGAGAGGAAAAAAAATGGAAAAAAATAAGTTTCAAACACAAAGTATTCCAAGACTGTTAGCTTCTCTGGCAATTCCAGCGATAGTTGCAAATTTGGTAAACGCTCTTTACAACGTTGTAGACCAAATTTTTATTGGACAAAAAATAGGATTTCTTGGAAACGCTGCAACCAATGTAGCTTTTCCACTTACGACAATTTGTCTTGCAATTGGGCTTATGACTGGAGTCGGAGCTGCAACTAACTTTAATTTGGAATTGGGAAGAAAACGTCCGAAAAGAGCAAAAAGTGTAGCAGGAACAGCGGCAACAATGCTACTTTTAAGTGGAATTATTTTATGTATATTAGTTAATCTTTTTTTAAAGCCAATGCTTCTCGCATTTGGAGCAACAAATCAAATTTTTGATTATGCGATTGAATATACCAAGATTACATCGCTTGGAATACCATTTTTATTATTTTCAGTAGGAGGAAATCCTATGGTAAGAGCTGATGGGAATGCCTTTTATTCAATGCTTGCAATAGTTATTGGAGCACTTACAAATACGATTACTTGATCCGCTGTTTATGTTTTATTTTGACATGGGAATGGATGGTGCCGCCTGGGCAACTGTCATTGGACAATTTATTTCAGCAGTTATGCTAGCTTCTTATTTTTTTAGATTTAAAAGCGTAAAGTTTGAATTGAAAGATTTTAAAATAAAAATACGAGAAATCTGGATTTTATTTGCATTGGGAACATCACCTTTTATTTTCCAATGTTCTGCACTAATCATTCAAATTGTAACAAATAATTTACTGAAAATATATGGTGCAAAATCTATTTACGGAAGTGAAATCCCCATTGCTGTGGCAGGAATTGTCATGAAAATAAATGTCATATTTATAGCGATTCTTTTAGATCTGGCACAAGGAGCACAACCCATTGCGGGATTTAATTATGGAGCAAAAAAATATAGAAGAGTTCGGGAAATATTAAAATTAACGCTAAAAGTGGCTTTTATTATTTCTTTGGTGGCATTTATAATTGTTCAAATTTTCCCTGTTCAGATAATTTCTGTTTTTGATAGTGGAAGTAAGCTCTATTTTAAATATGGGACAAAATATATGAGAGTATTTTTATTTTTCATATTTTTAAATGGTATTCAAGGTGCGATCACAATGTTTTTAACATCAATCGGAAGAGCCTCTAAAGGAGCCTTTTTGTCACTTGTAAGACAAATTATATCACTTTTGCCATTACTTATAATTTTACCATATTTTATGGGAATTGACGGAATTATGTTCGCATTTCCAATAGCAGATTTGGTAGCTTTTATTGTGTCCGTAATTATTTTAAAAAGTGAAATGAAAAAAATTCCAAAAATAGATGAGACTGATTAAAAAAATAAAAAGTCTTAAAAATTGAAATCTATAAACTTTTACAAATAACTAAAAAAATAAGGAGAAAATTTTAATGAAATTAATAGTGGGACTTGGAAATCCTGGAGAACAATATAAATTAACCCGTCATAATGTAGGATTTATATTTATTGACGAATATTTGAAAAAAAATAATATAAGTGATATGAGAGAAAAATTTAAATCATTATTTATTCAGACAAATTATAATGGGGATAAAGTCTTTTATCAAAAACCTTTAACTTTCATGAATTTAAGTGGAGAAGCGATTGGAGAAGCGGTAAGATTTTTTAAGATTGATCCAAAAACCGAGCTTTTTGTAATTCACGACGATATGGATATGCAGTTTGGAAAATTGAAAATTAAGTCAAATGGAAGCGCAGGTGGACATAATGGAATAAAATCCATTATTTCTCATGTTGGAAATGAATTTGTGCGGATAAAATTTGGAATTGGAAAACCAAAGACAAAAGAAGAAACATTAGGATTTGTGCTTGGAAAGTTTTTGCCTGAAGAAAAGGAAGTTTTAAGAGATTCGAGAGAAAAAATTTTTAATTTGATTGACGATATAAAAGATGATATGCCAATTCAAAAAATTATGAATAAATATAACTCCAAAAAATAATTTTTTTATTTTAGACAAATTGTATATAAAAATGTTGACTTATACAGTTATTGTGATATAATAATTTTGTAAAAAAATAAATAAACTGTAACAATTGTATTTAATTGATATAAAAAAATACATTTGTTTACTTGGAAAGGAAGTAAAAAATGAAAAAATTATTGATTATGTTGTCATTATTTATGACATTTGTACTAGGTTGTGCCAAAACTTTTGAAGTAAACACAGAACCTGGAAATAAAGTTCCAAATTTTGAGCTGAAAGATTTTAAAGGAGTTAAGACAAAAAGTAGAAAAATTTTTAACAATGGAAAGCCAACATTATTTATAGTGGCTGCTGAATGGTGTCCTGACTGTCACGCCGAATTACCTGATGTACAAAAATTTTATGATGAAAATAAAGACAAAGTAAATGTAGTAGTTGTATTTACAAACAGAAAATCTTCATTACAAAATGCAAAAAAATATGTTGAAGCACAAAAATTTACTTTCCCTGTGTACTACGACTTTGATGGCTCAATTTCAAAAGGATTCAAAATAACTGAAGTTCCAACTAACGTTAAAATAGACAAATCTGTAATAGAAGATTTCCAAAAAGGAACTATGCAGATTGACGGATTAAACAAAATGTTTGCAAACTAATAAACTAATAAAAGTTTTTATAAAAAAATACAGGAATACTATTACTAATAAATTTCCTGTATTTTTAATTTACTGAATTTCTCACGACTAAAGTTGCGAGTGTTCTGGCATAATTAATAAATCATAAGTTATTTTACAACGAAAGAAAATATTTTACCAGTTCTTCTTCAATTTTTTCATTAAATTTTCCAATTCTATAATTGTATTTTAGATTTTCAAAATCATCTGGATTTTTGTCCATTTCTTCTCTTACAGCTTTTGGAAATTCATTCCAAAATAATTCATAATTTTTACCCTTTTTAACAAATAAAGACGGTATTTTTATACTTTCTCCCTCTTTTAAATTTGGGAAAAATTCAGCGCCAGTTTCTCTATTTCTATAATCTACCTTAATTTTATCATTCAAATCACTAAATTTTTTTAAAAATGTGATTGCAGCACGGCAATCTGGACAGTAAACTTGTGCAACTGCGACAATTTCAATCACTTTATCAATACTTTCTATCACTTTTTTCGTTTTTTCTGAAAGCTGTACTTTTTCTATAATTCTCAACTGTTTTTTATCTTCTTGCTCTTCAGTAACTCCAAACTTCAAATAATCTTCAAATGTAGCCATAAAATTTTATCCTCCCAATCTATTCAATTATATAATTGAATAGTATCATATTTTATTTTATAAGTCAAGATTTTTTAACAGTCAGGATGGTTTAAAAATTTTAGGGGCAGATTTTTTAATTTCAAATTTTTTAGCTTGTTTTTGATTACAAGATGTTATTTTGTTTAATATTATTTTTTTATTTTTTACATAAGGGGAAAGGACCGCCATTTCCCCTTATAATCCCCACGCTCGTCTAAGCATTTTTTTGAAGCAAAGCCGAAACTCGCACTAAACGTGCTCAAACAGTCGTCTTTACTCCAAAAAAATCACGACACCTTTTATATAACAGTAAAATTTAAACCGTCGGAGCATTTTTATGTGCTGACAAAACTGTCTGAGCACAATCAGTGCGAGTTTTTTGGCAGTGCATAAAAATGTCGAAGACTAGCCGGGGTGCAGGGGTGCGGCGATGAGCACTTCTGCTTAAAAAAGGAATAGAAAAAATTGTTATTTTAGCAACTTTCTGGATTGAATAAGAAACTTAAAATAGAAGTTTTTATTTCCCCTAAATATTTTACTCTGTCTAACAGTCAGTAAAACGAAATTTAAAAATTGAAAAAATTAGAAAAAAATATTTATTTTTGTTGACTATTTTTAAAAATAAGGTATACTTTATTGTAAAAAATAATAAATTAAAACAAATTGTGGCTACGCAAAACTAAAAATTTTGAAAAATTATATTTTTTCTATTTTTAGTTTTGTTTTTTTATCTAT
Proteins encoded in this window:
- the pheT gene encoding phenylalanine--tRNA ligase subunit beta, encoding MLISLNWLKQYIDLDGIEISELENALTMIGQEVEKIDVKGENLEKVVTAKIVEKEMHPDSDHLTICKVDNGKEILQIVCGAPNHKAGDKVALAQIGARLAEDFVIKKGKIRGVESSGMLCSEEELGLGSDSSGIMILPEDAPVGMPLKEYLGVNDVVFELEITPNRPDCLSHIGIARELGAYYNKEVNYPSTEINGETSEKTEDNIKVEIENSDLSKRYVARIIKNVTVKESPAWLKERVESIGIRSINNIVDASNFVMMEMNQPNHTFDFDKIAGSKISVRSARENEKLITLDEEERDLATDDIVISDAEKVVALGGVMGGKNSQITENTKNVLLEVAHFNPINIRRTSRRLALISDSSYRFERRVDRSNAINVINRLANLIQEVAGGEILAGAVDVYPEPYNRRVATLSFEKLHRFVGKVIPKEEVIRILTKLEVEVKDNGDSLTLTAPTYRDDLENEQDYFEEVIRMYGFDNIENILPRLDINPKAITDTTRLYDKVKVIASQAGLKEVINYSFVPRDAMDKIKFTKVPRKNLIDLPRPITEDFATLRPTLIYSLLKNAKDNMNKNVSNIRFFEASRTFEKGEELASEETKLAFILAGENDKTLWNAKPVPYDFYDLKGIVQEIFTKLGFKNYQIKRSAATELHPGRSADVFVGRELIGSFGEIHPDVLENFDLNKKAVLVAEFSIDLIKKYIGRKTVYEPLVKFPAVPRDFAFVVKEDVLVGDILKAIEKVDKKIEKVELFDVYRGVGVLPGMKSVAISVILRDKNKTLEEKEIVEISNKIVNKVKKDFDGILRQ
- the pheS gene encoding phenylalanine--tRNA ligase subunit alpha, with translation MLEKLAQLRQDVLKKLDEIETLDEVNDLKVKILGKKGEFTAIMKEMANIAAEKRAEFGKTTNEIKKVLQTKFDETTVNLKEIAKQERLKNETIDITLPGRVANIGSLHPITKTVMEIKDIVSEMGFDIVDGPEVEFVKYNFDDLNIPKTHPSRELTDTFYIKDDVVLRTQTSGMQIRYMKDKVPPFRMISVGKVYRPDYDVSHTPMFHQVEGLMVGEDVSFANFKAVLENIVKKIFGKDRNVRFRPHFFPFTEPSAEMDVECGVCKGKGCRVCKGTGWLEILGSGMVNSKVLENAGIDAKKYQGFAFGLGLERITMLKYGIDDLRAFFENDERFLDQF
- a CDS encoding GNAT family N-acetyltransferase is translated as MRVEHWDKKSHITKELQKFRTLDINFSIDLDNDELFFIYNEEKLCGYATINLKKNAKLKKIFIIPKYRNNGYGTFLLKYIINWITKEKCDSLTVTNHKKMNNFLEKQKFLRTEDGYILDKLLEIQKQEKNMVFVAKVAIIINIILAFLKIFSGKIFNSMSLLADGLNSFSDLITNVLVIVGLKVGSNPEDKEHPFGHGKIESVFSVIIGTFIMLSAVHLIRENVEKIFSKNGEGENVKLNSILITISIISILIKVFQLIFMKNKTKSYRGALINSLLQDYKNDIIISISVLIGLLCSEINPVFDTLIGLFVAIYILKSGYELIRDNSLILMDSQDEGLLSKIRDEILEFEEIENAHDFKMTTSGKDIHIFLDARMKKDKTIEEAHEIINTISKKIKYQHPNIKSLFVHIEPMYEGD
- the rpsF gene encoding 30S ribosomal protein S6, giving the protein MRNYEIMFILSTQLTEEEKNAGVEFVENTLKAAGAVEVKTEVWGDRKLAYPIKKKENGYYVLTTFQTDGTRFTEIESKLNINESILKYMIVKND
- a CDS encoding single-stranded DNA-binding protein, yielding MNNVILMGRLTRDPELNQSSGGKAFVRFTVAINRIGEGTDFINCVAWEKTAKTISDYFKKGQRILVQGSIRTGSYEKNGQTIYTTDILVNRFEFIESSGNNTNNGNYSDEYQNSYKKSKKSFKQQEEIFEDKDSKADEDDFLNKDSNDFDDNDDDEDDDQFPF
- the rpsR gene encoding 30S ribosomal protein S18, with amino-acid sequence MRAKPATVFKRRKRRPKVKFKVEDINYKNVELLKNFMNDKGKISPARVTGLEAKIQRKIAKAIKRARQIALMPYTKIEK